A stretch of the Bacillus licheniformis DSM 13 = ATCC 14580 genome encodes the following:
- a CDS encoding DUF4145 domain-containing protein, translating into MTVVPEKLYCRACKRKTNHQIVKNEHDNELKYSISNLDYDEEIDFQFNEDYAIVQCRGCDAIAFLKIYGDEDMFHIVGSNYHTDREYFVEYTVFPEEPKKEDPVEQLLQFKEKYEFDHLPNLINGIRNETINAYRQRMNLLCNTGIRMLIESICMVNGIDKRPKIKKGEPVLDGHKNPVMVNLNLVQKINELKEKNIIDEEQRRILLEIKDVGNQTVHEIFRPKRRDLLLYLETLDLILFNIYELPHIKITNSPSPS; encoded by the coding sequence ATGACCGTTGTGCCGGAGAAATTGTACTGTAGAGCTTGTAAGAGAAAAACAAACCATCAGATAGTTAAAAATGAGCATGACAATGAACTAAAGTATTCAATAAGTAATTTAGATTATGATGAAGAAATTGATTTTCAATTTAATGAGGATTATGCAATAGTTCAATGTAGAGGTTGTGACGCTATTGCTTTTCTAAAAATATACGGCGATGAAGATATGTTTCATATAGTCGGTTCAAATTATCATACTGATAGAGAATACTTTGTCGAATACACTGTCTTTCCAGAAGAGCCAAAAAAGGAGGATCCGGTAGAACAGTTATTACAATTCAAAGAAAAATATGAATTCGATCACTTACCTAACTTAATAAATGGAATTAGAAATGAAACAATTAATGCTTATCGCCAACGTATGAATTTATTATGCAATACGGGAATTAGAATGCTTATTGAATCAATATGTATGGTAAATGGAATTGATAAAAGACCGAAGATTAAGAAGGGAGAACCAGTGTTAGATGGTCATAAAAACCCGGTAATGGTCAATTTAAATTTGGTTCAAAAGATAAATGAACTTAAAGAAAAGAATATAATTGATGAGGAACAACGAAGGATACTCTTGGAAATTAAAGATGTAGGAAATCAGACAGTACATGAAATATTTCGACCGAAACGGAGAGATTTATTGTTATATCTAGAAACATTAGATTTAATACTATTTAATATTTATGAATTACCTCATATTAAAATAACAAATTCACCAAGCCCTAGTTAG
- a CDS encoding PBSX family phage terminase large subunit, with protein sequence MTVKEVNPHFEDFLFDWNQKFQLLVGGYGSSKSYHIALKLILKLLEEKRTVLVIREVYDTHRDSTFSHFEGIINDLEIDHIVRCMTSPMQVRFPNGSRIIFKGLDKPAKLKSINNISIIWIEECSEVKYEGFKELLGRLRHPTLPLHMIFSTNPVGEDNWTYKHFFKDDLNNRFVLDDKELYEKRTIVLNDTYYHHSTAEDNLFLPESYVRQLDELKEYDPDLYRIARKGHFGVNGVRVFPQLEEWPHDEVMQAVSNIDCPIKRVGMDFGFEESYNAVVRLAVDHKKKYLYIYWEYYKRGMTDDRTAEELQEFKNTQELIKADSAEPKTIQYFRQQGFNMVGAHKYQGSRLQYTKKIKRFKKIICSGQCRNTIFELKPLTYKKDKLGSIIEDEFKIDPHTLSAIWYALDDYEVTDLKEKPKIRQRPNRERR encoded by the coding sequence ATGACGGTAAAAGAAGTCAATCCGCATTTTGAAGATTTTCTCTTTGACTGGAACCAAAAATTTCAGCTGCTCGTTGGCGGTTACGGATCATCCAAAAGCTATCACATTGCTCTCAAGCTCATTTTGAAGCTTCTTGAAGAAAAACGGACAGTCTTAGTCATTCGTGAAGTGTACGACACTCATCGGGATTCTACATTCTCTCATTTTGAAGGGATCATCAATGACTTAGAGATTGATCATATTGTGAGGTGTATGACATCTCCGATGCAAGTCAGGTTCCCAAATGGCAGCCGGATCATCTTCAAGGGGCTGGACAAACCGGCCAAACTGAAATCGATCAACAACATCTCAATAATATGGATTGAGGAATGTTCAGAGGTCAAATATGAAGGCTTTAAAGAGCTTCTCGGCCGTCTGCGGCATCCTACACTGCCGCTTCATATGATTTTTTCCACGAACCCGGTCGGGGAAGACAACTGGACATACAAGCATTTCTTTAAAGACGATCTGAACAATCGATTTGTCCTAGATGATAAGGAGCTGTACGAAAAGCGAACGATCGTCTTAAATGACACATACTATCATCATTCCACGGCGGAAGATAATTTGTTTCTGCCAGAAAGCTATGTAAGGCAGCTGGATGAACTGAAAGAATACGATCCAGACCTTTACCGCATCGCCAGGAAAGGTCATTTTGGCGTGAATGGGGTTCGGGTTTTTCCTCAGCTTGAAGAGTGGCCACACGATGAAGTAATGCAGGCCGTCTCGAACATTGACTGCCCCATCAAGCGGGTAGGAATGGACTTTGGTTTTGAAGAATCCTATAACGCCGTTGTCCGGCTTGCGGTGGATCATAAGAAAAAGTACCTCTATATCTATTGGGAGTATTACAAAAGAGGAATGACGGATGACAGGACAGCAGAGGAGCTCCAAGAATTTAAGAACACCCAAGAGCTTATCAAAGCTGATTCAGCGGAGCCTAAAACGATTCAGTATTTCCGGCAGCAGGGTTTCAATATGGTGGGAGCTCATAAGTACCAGGGTTCGCGCCTGCAGTATACGAAAAAGATCAAGCGGTTTAAAAAGATCATTTGTTCCGGCCAATGCAGGAACACCATTTTTGAACTCAAGCCGCTGACCTATAAAAAGGACAAGCTGGGTAGCATCATTGAAGATGAATTCAAGATCGATCCCCACACTCTTTCGGCCATCTGGTATGCCCTCGATGATTACGAGGTCACCGATCTGAAGGAGAAACCGAAAATCCGGCAGCGGCCAAATAGAGAGAGGAGGTAA
- a CDS encoding T7SS effector LXG polymorphic toxin, translating into MKTLDVHALHHAIDQTLEQLKQQSDELSKVKKAVEGITSLDDALKGKGGDAIRAFYEECHTPFLQFYDTFIEEYSSTLKKMKSALNSLEPNHNGFISQSFLEHELEQGLNAADRTTKRLVSKTNATIAKVSHIVDLPDLNDSGFHEQNQKALKEINQTIEKLHAFDREQTSALKTAENDLETMQRYISRLEKMYTGPKIEITGYQKGSILKPDEMDALRGGQDTAMGVMLDKLDKRSKLEKEASKIEPMSHTDTLKKKLEKLYDDPDEFLKVAREIGYDNLTSEQMNYVTAIEEAYEFRADPIKGTLEDGKHVLESMKGFVVGGYEFAKDTIQGTIETGKALIGQADDFIKNPKATVNSVLEYDYKAAFESMLQSIADSWDEKMVHGDSYSRGHYIAYAIGTIWGLAEAGPTVVSGSKSLGKAGKAAAQTAKKNINSVKQHFNPPKNRYTPALEGMLQRAGEAPNVKNTPLLKELLEDKKKSVLFKANSGKKPGKADSHAVHTVKYGDQYTRLNRKKVLKPNVVYETKQGYTFKTDQKGRINSVNADLQLGKAKRNLYAQSNVGKPDRLPDDDGGHLIASQFKGSGDIDNLVPMNSQVNRRGGKWYEMEQEWRNALKEVPPKKVKVKISPIYKNDSLRPDYFKVEYKIGNEKIKKIRIKNENGG; encoded by the coding sequence ATGAAGACTCTTGATGTCCATGCGTTGCACCATGCAATTGATCAAACGCTGGAACAATTAAAACAGCAGTCAGACGAATTATCCAAAGTCAAAAAAGCCGTAGAGGGCATTACATCACTTGATGATGCTTTAAAAGGAAAAGGCGGCGACGCGATCCGCGCCTTTTACGAGGAATGCCACACCCCTTTTCTACAGTTCTATGATACTTTCATAGAGGAATACAGTTCCACGCTGAAGAAAATGAAAAGCGCGCTGAATTCGCTGGAACCAAACCACAACGGGTTTATTTCGCAAAGCTTTCTTGAGCACGAGCTGGAACAAGGATTGAATGCGGCCGACCGCACTACGAAGCGTTTGGTTTCTAAAACAAATGCCACGATCGCAAAAGTCAGCCACATTGTCGATTTGCCTGATTTGAATGACAGCGGTTTTCACGAACAGAATCAGAAAGCTTTAAAGGAAATCAATCAGACAATTGAAAAGCTGCACGCCTTCGACCGCGAACAGACAAGCGCTCTTAAAACCGCTGAAAACGACCTGGAAACGATGCAGAGATACATAAGCCGGCTTGAAAAAATGTACACAGGCCCTAAAATTGAAATTACCGGTTACCAAAAAGGCTCGATTTTAAAGCCAGATGAGATGGATGCTTTACGTGGTGGACAAGACACAGCGATGGGCGTCATGTTGGATAAGCTGGATAAGAGATCAAAGCTTGAAAAAGAGGCCAGCAAAATAGAACCTATGAGTCATACTGATACGTTGAAGAAAAAACTTGAAAAGTTGTATGATGATCCGGATGAGTTTCTCAAAGTTGCTAGAGAGATTGGATATGATAATCTTACATCTGAACAGATGAATTATGTTACTGCCATTGAAGAAGCTTATGAGTTCAGAGCAGATCCAATTAAAGGAACTCTGGAAGATGGAAAACATGTCTTAGAAAGTATGAAAGGCTTTGTGGTTGGAGGATATGAATTTGCAAAAGATACGATCCAAGGAACGATTGAAACAGGTAAAGCTCTTATTGGACAAGCAGACGACTTTATTAAAAACCCAAAAGCAACTGTAAATTCAGTACTTGAGTATGATTACAAAGCCGCTTTCGAAAGTATGTTGCAATCAATCGCAGATTCTTGGGATGAAAAGATGGTACATGGGGATTCATATTCTCGCGGACACTATATTGCTTATGCGATTGGGACGATATGGGGGTTGGCAGAGGCCGGTCCTACTGTCGTATCAGGCTCAAAAAGTCTTGGCAAAGCTGGCAAGGCTGCAGCCCAAACAGCAAAGAAAAATATTAACTCTGTTAAACAGCATTTCAATCCGCCTAAAAACCGCTATACTCCTGCATTAGAAGGGATGCTCCAAAGAGCGGGAGAGGCCCCTAATGTGAAAAATACGCCTTTGCTGAAGGAGCTGCTTGAGGATAAAAAGAAAAGTGTGCTTTTTAAAGCTAATAGTGGGAAAAAACCTGGAAAAGCAGATAGTCATGCAGTACATACAGTAAAATACGGAGACCAGTATACCAGATTAAATCGTAAAAAAGTTTTGAAGCCAAACGTTGTGTATGAAACAAAACAGGGCTATACGTTTAAAACGGATCAAAAGGGTCGAATTAATAGTGTAAATGCCGATTTGCAACTTGGAAAAGCAAAAAGAAATCTGTATGCTCAATCTAACGTTGGTAAACCAGATAGACTGCCAGATGATGACGGAGGACATTTAATTGCTTCTCAATTTAAAGGTTCAGGGGACATAGATAATCTTGTGCCTATGAATTCTCAGGTTAATAGAAGAGGCGGAAAGTGGTATGAGATGGAACAAGAATGGAGGAACGCTTTAAAAGAAGTTCCCCCAAAAAAAGTTAAGGTCAAGATCAGCCCTATATATAAAAATGACTCTTTAAGACCGGATTATTTTAAAGTCGAATATAAAATTGGGAATGAAAAAATCAAAAAAATAAGAATTAAAAATGAGAATGGAGGTTAA
- the gdhA gene encoding NADP-specific glutamate dehydrogenase — MHTLEKMEQTNFQTARDYVTQAYETVQKRNFYESEFLQAVKEIFDSLVPVLARHPKYIEHRILERIAEPERMITFRVPWVDDEGNIRVNRGFRVQFNSAIGPYKGGIRFHPSVNASIIKFLGFEQIFKNSLTGLPIGGGKGGADFDPKGKSDREIMSFTQSFMNELYRHIGPDTDIPAGDIGVGAREVGFMFGQYKKIRGRYDAGVLTGKGLEYGGSLTRKEATGYGLVYFVEEMLKDQGMRFENSTVVVSGSGNVALYAMEKAAQFGAKVVACSDSDGYVYDEKGICLETVKRLKEDGNGRIREYVSEHPEAHYFEGCTGIWSIPCDIALPCATQNEIDEEAAEVLISNGVKAVGEGANMPSEEGAVKRFLDAGVLFGPAKAANAGGVAVSALEMAQNSARLHWTAEETDAKLRAIMADIHKRSVEAASEYGRPGNLLDGCNIAGFIKVADAMIAQGVV; from the coding sequence GTGCATACGCTAGAAAAAATGGAGCAAACAAATTTCCAGACGGCGAGAGATTATGTGACACAAGCATACGAGACAGTACAGAAGCGAAATTTTTACGAAAGCGAATTTCTTCAAGCTGTAAAGGAAATATTTGATTCCCTTGTCCCTGTATTGGCAAGGCATCCAAAGTATATCGAACACCGCATTCTTGAGAGGATCGCAGAGCCGGAACGGATGATCACCTTCAGGGTGCCGTGGGTCGATGATGAAGGCAATATCCGGGTTAACCGAGGGTTCCGGGTTCAATTTAACAGTGCAATCGGTCCGTATAAAGGCGGCATCCGCTTTCACCCTTCTGTGAACGCGAGCATTATTAAATTTTTGGGTTTTGAGCAGATTTTTAAAAATTCTTTGACCGGACTGCCGATCGGAGGCGGAAAAGGCGGGGCTGATTTTGATCCGAAGGGCAAATCGGACAGGGAGATTATGAGTTTTACGCAGAGCTTCATGAATGAACTGTACAGACATATCGGACCGGACACGGATATCCCTGCCGGCGATATTGGTGTCGGAGCAAGGGAAGTCGGGTTTATGTTCGGACAGTATAAAAAGATTCGGGGCCGCTATGATGCAGGCGTGTTAACAGGCAAAGGCCTTGAATACGGGGGCAGTTTAACGAGGAAAGAAGCGACAGGGTACGGTCTGGTTTATTTCGTGGAAGAAATGCTGAAGGATCAGGGGATGCGCTTTGAAAACAGCACCGTTGTCGTCTCCGGTTCAGGGAATGTGGCGCTGTACGCGATGGAAAAAGCCGCTCAATTCGGTGCGAAGGTGGTGGCCTGCAGCGATTCTGACGGCTATGTCTATGACGAAAAAGGCATCTGTCTTGAGACGGTGAAGCGGCTCAAAGAAGACGGGAACGGAAGGATTCGCGAGTATGTCAGCGAGCATCCGGAAGCACACTATTTCGAGGGATGTACCGGCATTTGGTCTATTCCATGCGATATCGCGCTTCCGTGCGCGACCCAGAACGAAATTGACGAAGAGGCGGCCGAAGTGCTCATTTCAAATGGGGTCAAAGCTGTCGGAGAAGGAGCAAATATGCCGTCTGAAGAGGGCGCCGTCAAACGCTTTTTGGATGCGGGAGTTCTATTCGGACCGGCTAAGGCTGCAAATGCCGGCGGTGTAGCCGTTTCAGCGCTCGAAATGGCGCAGAACAGCGCACGGCTTCACTGGACGGCGGAAGAAACGGATGCGAAGCTCAGGGCGATCATGGCTGATATTCACAAGAGAAGCGTTGAAGCGGCTTCAGAATACGGACGGCCCGGAAATCTGCTCGACGGCTGCAATATAGCCGGATTTATCAAAGTGGCGGATGCGATGATCGCTCAGGGAGTCGTTTAA
- the ilvC gene encoding ketol-acid reductoisomerase: MVKVYYNGDIKENVLAGKKVAVIGYGSQGHAHALNLKESGVDVIVGVRKGKSFAKAEEDGHQVFTVREAAEQADIVMVLLPDEQQQKVYEAEIKDGLQAGNSLVFAHGFNVHFHQIVPPADVDVFLVAPKGPGHLVRRTFEQGAGVPALFAIYQDVTGEAKDKALAYAKAIGGARAGVLETTFKEETETDLFGEQAVLCGGLTSLVKAGFETLTEAGYQPELAYFECLHELKLIVDLMYEEGLAGMRYSISDTAQWGDFVSGPRVVDEKVKESMKEVLKDIQNGTFAKEWIVENQVNRPRFNAINASENEHQIEVVGRKLREMMPFVKQGKKKEAVVAGAKN, from the coding sequence ATGGTAAAAGTATATTATAACGGTGATATCAAAGAAAACGTATTAGCAGGCAAAAAAGTAGCGGTGATCGGATACGGCTCACAAGGCCATGCGCACGCACTGAACCTGAAAGAAAGCGGAGTGGACGTCATTGTCGGCGTCAGAAAAGGGAAATCCTTTGCAAAAGCAGAGGAAGACGGCCATCAAGTTTTCACGGTAAGAGAAGCGGCAGAACAGGCCGACATCGTCATGGTGCTTCTTCCGGATGAACAGCAGCAAAAAGTGTATGAAGCGGAAATTAAAGACGGACTTCAAGCTGGCAATTCACTTGTATTCGCCCACGGATTCAACGTTCATTTCCATCAGATCGTGCCTCCGGCGGATGTTGACGTATTCCTTGTCGCTCCTAAAGGACCGGGACATCTTGTCAGAAGAACGTTTGAACAAGGTGCGGGGGTTCCGGCGCTGTTTGCGATCTATCAGGATGTGACAGGGGAAGCGAAAGACAAAGCCCTTGCTTATGCTAAAGCGATCGGCGGCGCAAGAGCCGGTGTTCTTGAAACAACATTTAAAGAAGAAACTGAAACCGATCTTTTCGGAGAACAGGCGGTGCTGTGCGGAGGATTGACTTCCCTTGTCAAAGCCGGGTTCGAAACGCTGACAGAAGCGGGCTATCAGCCTGAACTCGCATACTTCGAGTGTCTGCACGAGCTGAAGCTCATCGTCGACTTGATGTATGAAGAAGGTTTGGCAGGGATGAGATATTCGATTTCCGACACAGCGCAGTGGGGAGACTTCGTATCAGGTCCGCGCGTTGTCGATGAGAAGGTAAAAGAATCAATGAAAGAAGTATTGAAAGACATCCAAAACGGTACATTCGCAAAAGAGTGGATCGTCGAAAACCAAGTCAACCGTCCGCGTTTCAACGCCATCAATGCAAGCGAAAACGAACACCAAATCGAAGTGGTCGGCAGAAAGCTTCGCGAAATGATGCCGTTTGTCAAGCAGGGCAAGAAAAAGGAAGCGGTGGTAGCCGGTGCGAAAAATTAA
- the ilvN gene encoding acetolactate synthase small subunit — protein sequence MKRIITLTVLNQSGVLNRITGLFTKRHYNIESITVGHTETAGISRITFVVHVADEKETEQLTKQLNKQIDVLKVTDITNQSIVQRELALIRVVSPPSSRTEINGVIEPFRASVVDVAKDSVVIQVTGESSKIEALIELLKPYGIKEVARTGTTAFARGTQQKPASIKTISIV from the coding sequence TTGAAAAGAATCATCACGCTGACGGTTTTGAACCAAAGCGGCGTCTTAAACAGAATCACAGGGTTGTTTACAAAACGGCATTACAACATTGAAAGCATTACGGTCGGCCACACCGAAACCGCGGGAATTTCCAGAATCACGTTTGTTGTTCATGTGGCAGATGAAAAAGAAACGGAACAGCTGACAAAACAATTAAACAAGCAGATTGATGTACTGAAAGTCACGGACATTACGAATCAATCGATCGTCCAAAGAGAGCTGGCGTTAATCAGGGTGGTTTCCCCTCCGTCGAGCAGGACGGAAATAAACGGCGTCATCGAACCGTTTCGGGCGTCTGTCGTCGATGTCGCAAAAGACAGCGTCGTGATTCAAGTGACAGGGGAATCGAGCAAGATCGAAGCCCTGATCGAACTATTGAAACCATACGGGATTAAAGAGGTAGCCAGAACAGGCACCACGGCCTTTGCGAGGGGAACTCAGCAAAAGCCGGCCTCTATTAAAACAATATCTATTGTATAA
- a CDS encoding antitoxin YezG family protein, translating into METEKMEKLYQEIAEGINEIIPTEWEKVYLYAEILDDSSEVFFYFNVPQNKDYIYSHNIPEHFNVSEDIYDELLFELHDLFEDLQNEFKQNNSEVWTNLTLTLERNGKFSMDYNYDDVIKSDLNGSQRQIIWEYKNLGIFPNDEDNIRFLEEYLNSNNN; encoded by the coding sequence ATGGAAACTGAAAAGATGGAAAAATTATACCAAGAGATAGCAGAGGGGATTAACGAAATCATCCCTACTGAATGGGAAAAGGTCTATCTCTATGCTGAAATATTAGATGATTCATCAGAGGTTTTCTTTTATTTTAATGTACCGCAAAATAAGGATTATATTTATTCTCATAACATACCTGAACATTTCAATGTTAGTGAAGATATCTATGATGAGTTATTGTTTGAGCTTCATGATTTATTTGAGGATCTGCAAAATGAGTTTAAACAAAATAATTCCGAAGTTTGGACAAATCTCACTTTAACACTCGAGAGAAATGGAAAGTTTTCAATGGATTATAATTATGATGATGTAATTAAATCAGATTTAAATGGTTCTCAACGACAAATTATCTGGGAATATAAGAACTTAGGCATTTTTCCTAATGATGAAGATAATATTAGATTCTTGGAAGAGTATTTAAATTCAAATAATAATTAA
- the ilvB gene encoding acetolactate synthase large subunit: MGTNVQLDAENAQCTQTMAGASMLIEALKQENVEVIYGYPGGAVLPIYDKLYGSGMFHVLTRHEQGAIHAAEGYARISGKPGVVIATSGPGATNLVTGLADAMIDSLPLVVFTGQVATSVIGSDAFQEADVIGITMPITKHSYQVRNAEDLPRIIKEAFHIATTGRPGPVLIDIPKDIAVVEGEFRYDHDIHLPGYQPTKEPNYLQIRKLVEAVSAAKKPVILAGAGVLHGKASEELKNYVEQQQIPVAHTLLGLGGFPADHPLFLGMAGMHGTYAANMALYESDLLISIGARFDDRVTGNLKHFAKYAKVAHIDIDPAEIGKNVHTHIPVVGDSKLVLTELIKQNGKPSASDEWKKQLAAWKTEYPLWYEENETEGFKPQKLIEYIHRYTKGEAIVTTDVGQHQMWAAQFYQFQKADRWVTSGGLGTMGFGLPAAIGAQLADKDATVVSILGDGGFQMTLQELSVIHDLNLPIKVVVLNNRCLGMVRQWQEIFYDERYSHSKFTSQPDFIKLSEAYGIKGVRITSEEEAEEKLEAALTSNEPMVIDVQVAQAEKVFPMVAPGKGLHEMVGVKP; this comes from the coding sequence ATGGGGACGAATGTACAGTTGGATGCTGAAAATGCCCAATGTACACAAACAATGGCAGGGGCGTCAATGCTGATCGAGGCTTTAAAACAGGAAAATGTTGAAGTGATCTACGGGTATCCGGGCGGTGCGGTCCTGCCGATTTATGACAAACTCTACGGATCGGGAATGTTTCATGTGCTGACGCGCCATGAACAAGGCGCCATCCACGCAGCCGAAGGATATGCAAGGATTTCCGGGAAACCGGGTGTCGTCATCGCTACATCCGGACCGGGAGCGACCAACCTTGTAACGGGTCTGGCCGACGCGATGATCGATTCATTGCCTCTCGTCGTATTCACCGGTCAGGTTGCGACATCGGTTATCGGATCTGACGCATTCCAAGAAGCGGACGTCATCGGAATTACGATGCCGATTACAAAGCACAGCTACCAGGTACGCAATGCCGAAGATTTGCCGAGAATTATTAAAGAAGCATTCCATATCGCAACAACAGGAAGACCGGGCCCCGTTTTAATCGATATTCCTAAAGACATCGCCGTTGTAGAAGGAGAATTCCGCTATGACCACGACATTCACCTTCCGGGCTATCAGCCGACGAAGGAACCGAATTATCTGCAGATCAGAAAGCTTGTGGAAGCGGTCAGTGCAGCGAAAAAGCCGGTTATTTTAGCGGGTGCGGGCGTCTTGCACGGGAAAGCGTCAGAAGAATTAAAAAATTATGTCGAACAGCAGCAGATTCCGGTGGCACATACGCTGTTAGGCTTGGGAGGATTTCCGGCCGATCATCCGCTTTTCCTCGGGATGGCCGGAATGCACGGAACGTATGCGGCCAACATGGCTCTGTATGAAAGCGATCTGTTAATCAGCATCGGTGCCAGGTTTGATGACCGGGTCACAGGGAACTTGAAGCATTTTGCAAAATATGCGAAAGTCGCTCACATTGACATCGATCCGGCTGAAATCGGCAAAAACGTTCATACGCACATTCCGGTTGTCGGCGACAGCAAGCTTGTACTGACGGAGCTGATCAAGCAAAACGGCAAGCCGAGCGCTTCTGATGAGTGGAAAAAGCAGCTTGCGGCATGGAAAACCGAATATCCGCTCTGGTATGAAGAAAATGAAACAGAAGGATTCAAACCGCAGAAGCTGATCGAATATATCCACCGCTATACAAAGGGCGAAGCTATTGTAACAACAGACGTCGGACAGCACCAAATGTGGGCCGCGCAATTTTATCAGTTCCAAAAAGCCGACAGATGGGTCACTTCCGGCGGGCTCGGCACAATGGGCTTCGGACTTCCGGCGGCAATCGGAGCACAGCTTGCGGATAAGGATGCGACGGTTGTATCGATACTCGGCGACGGAGGATTCCAGATGACGCTGCAGGAGCTGTCTGTTATTCACGATCTGAACCTTCCGATCAAGGTCGTGGTCTTAAACAACCGCTGCCTCGGAATGGTCCGGCAATGGCAGGAAATCTTTTACGATGAGCGCTATTCGCACTCCAAGTTCACATCACAGCCTGATTTCATCAAGCTGTCTGAAGCTTACGGCATCAAAGGCGTCCGAATCACATCCGAAGAAGAAGCGGAAGAAAAGCTGGAAGCGGCGCTAACGTCGAATGAACCGATGGTCATTGATGTTCAAGTTGCACAAGCTGAAAAAGTATTTCCAATGGTTGCGCCTGGAAAAGGGCTGCACGAAATGGTGGGGGTGAAACCTTGA
- the ilvE gene encoding branched-chain-amino-acid transaminase, giving the protein MGDQKDQWIFLNDKLVKKEDAKISVYDHGFLYGDGVFEGIRVYDGNIFRMQEHMDRLYDSARSIMLEIPYPQEELTQHVLKTVEKNGLKDAYIRLVVSRGAGDLGLDPNNCSNPSVIIIVEPLAIFPKHLYETGIDIVTVPTRRNRPDVLSPKVKSLNYLNNILVRIEAHMAGVTEALMLNDQGYVAEGSADNVFIYKNGKLLTPPGYIGALEGITRNAIIEIARELGYEVKEEPFTRHDVYTAEEVFLTGTAAEVIAVVKVDGRKIGDGKPGVHTNRMLEKFRERVVREGLKVSLKDQSLSVS; this is encoded by the coding sequence ATGGGGGACCAGAAAGACCAGTGGATCTTCCTAAACGACAAACTCGTTAAAAAAGAAGACGCTAAAATATCAGTCTATGATCACGGATTTTTATACGGGGACGGCGTGTTTGAAGGGATCAGGGTATACGACGGCAACATCTTCAGAATGCAAGAGCACATGGACCGCCTCTACGATTCTGCGAGATCGATCATGCTGGAGATTCCATATCCACAGGAAGAACTGACACAGCACGTACTCAAAACAGTCGAAAAAAACGGGCTGAAAGACGCTTACATCCGCTTGGTCGTTTCAAGAGGAGCAGGTGACCTCGGACTCGATCCAAACAATTGTTCAAACCCGAGTGTCATCATAATTGTCGAACCATTGGCAATATTCCCGAAACATTTATATGAAACGGGGATTGACATTGTTACGGTTCCGACAAGAAGGAACAGACCCGATGTGCTGAGCCCTAAAGTAAAATCGCTGAACTACTTAAACAATATTCTTGTCCGGATCGAGGCGCATATGGCGGGTGTGACGGAAGCGCTCATGCTCAATGATCAAGGCTATGTCGCCGAAGGGTCTGCGGATAACGTATTTATTTATAAAAACGGAAAGCTCTTGACGCCTCCGGGCTATATCGGAGCGCTTGAAGGAATCACCCGGAATGCCATCATCGAAATAGCGCGAGAGCTCGGCTATGAAGTGAAAGAAGAGCCGTTTACCCGCCATGACGTATACACAGCCGAGGAAGTGTTTTTAACCGGAACGGCTGCAGAAGTCATCGCGGTCGTAAAAGTTGACGGCCGCAAGATCGGGGACGGCAAACCGGGAGTCCACACAAACCGGATGCTTGAAAAGTTCCGCGAGCGCGTCGTCCGTGAAGGGTTAAAAGTCAGCCTCAAAGATCAAAGCTTAAGTGTCAGCTGA